In Populus trichocarpa isolate Nisqually-1 chromosome 16, P.trichocarpa_v4.1, whole genome shotgun sequence, a genomic segment contains:
- the LOC18106124 gene encoding uncharacterized protein LOC18106124 has protein sequence MATQTSKTPNESRTVATKVAKRKLNRLLLSSLLFSQQSESYLILSLLHESSSGMLVTGIDLSNLILIPMKTEQVMKQLKPTFFRNVVKDIPRPGPSSPGDNMKVNVVDCKAQELVSPNAPLEEDRPGEVKMEASITPDDVIRAGGFGARDDINSFLPVASDSTGFEATILDARNYEEPQGEIQRPGLDWTEATERKQLFCQSLRPSCHRQLFLVVLASDILWHVRNM, from the exons ATGGCGACGCAAACTAGCAAAACGCCAAATGAATCCCGCACCGTCGCCACAAAGGTGGCCAAGCGAAAGCTGAACCGACTCctactttcttctcttctcttctctcag CAATCTGAGTCGTATCTCATTCTCAG CCTTCTTCATGAGTCAAGCTCTGGAATGCTGGTTACTGGAATTGACTTGTCAAATCTAATTCTG ATACCGATGAAAACAGAACAAGTAATGAAGCAGCTGAAACCAACTTTTTTCAGGAATGTTGTGAAAGATATTCCAAGACCTGGTCCAAGTTCTCCAGGAGACAACATGAAAGTTAACGTGGTTGATTGCAAAGCGCAGGAACTTGTTTCTCCAAATGCTCCTTTAGAAGAGGACAGACCTGGGGAAGTAAAAATGGAGGCTTCCATAACACCAGATGATGTTATACGAGCTGGTGGCTTTGGAGCTAGAGATGATATAAATAGCTTTCTTCCTGTTGCAAGTGATTCAACAGGCTTTGAAGCAACAATCCTTGATGCTAGAAACTATGAAGAGCCACAGGGAGAAATACAAAGACCAGGTCTTGACTGGACAGAAGCGACAGAAAGGAAGCAGTTGTTTTGCCAGTCCTTGAGACCTAGTTGCCACAGACAACTTTTTCTGGTGGTTCTGGCTTCTGATATTTTGTGGCATGTTCGTAACATGTAA